Part of the Paenibacillus terrae HPL-003 genome is shown below.
ACCCAATGGACCCTTTACAAAAAGCCAACCTTGTCGCTCTTCCGGTACTGGGCGGTTCCCTGCTCCGGCTCGTGCTTGGCTTCATGTCAGATTATATCGGTCCAAAGCGCACCGGACAGATCGGTATGCTTGTGACATTCATTCCTCTCCTGCTCGGCTGGATGTGGGTTGACTCGCTAGAGCAACTGTACATGGTCGCCCTGCTGTTGGGTGTAGCCGGAGCCTCATTTGCAGCTGCGCTCCCCTTAGCCAGTCAATGGTATCCAAAAGAGCATCAAGGCTTGGCTATGGGAATTGCTGGTGCTGGCAATAGCGGTACCGTTCTCGCGACCTTGTTTGCCAACCGCCTCGCACAATATTTTGGCAGCTGGGAGGCCGTTTTTGGATTGGCCATCTTTCCGATTTTCATCGTCTTCATTCTGTTCAGTATTTTTGCCCGCAACAGCCCTGACCGCCCGGCACCGAAGCGTCTGTCGCAGTACGCTTCGGTGCTTAAACAGGGGGATGCATGGGTGTTCTGTGCTTTTTACTGTGTGACGTTCGGCGGATTCGTTGGGCTTTCTAATTATTTGACCATTTTCTTTAACACCCAATACGGTCTCTCTGCTGTACATGCTGCCGACTTTGCAACCGTCTGTGTGATTGCCGGGAGCTTCTTTCGGCCTGTAGGCGGATTTTTGTCTGACCGAATCGGGGGTTCGCGCATGTTAATGTATTTGTATGCTGGAGCCGGGATCATGCTCGCGGGCATTGCATTTCTACCGCCGCTTGCCCTGGTTGTAGTACTGCTTTTTGTAGGCATGATGTGCCTTGGCGCTGGCAACGGCTCTGTATTCCAACTCGTGCCGCAGCGGTTCGGAAACGAAATTGGGCTCATGACCGGTATCATTGGCGCTGCGGGTGGCGTAGGTGGATATTTTCTACCTCTTACTCTCGGCAATCTGTACAAATTAACGGGTTCCTATATGCCGGGCTTTATCTGTCTGAGCTTGATCACCTTCTGCGCCCTTACTCTCGTCATCATGATGCAGTTAAAATGGCGCAACAGCTGGATGCGCCCACCTACTCCAATTACTGATGAAGCCGCCAGCCGTATCGGAGAATTAAAGGTTGATGTCCATTAAAGTTACCTTTTTAGCTCAGCGAACAAGCTTTAACTTCAATGATATAAAATTGGGGTTAAAGCTATTTTTTTATTTTACCCACGAAAAAAGTCACATTTAATAAAAATTTACCGAAAATATCATGAAAATTAAATGAAAATTTTCAGATAATAATGATCGAAAAACGTTTTCATTTTCATAAATTTTCTTATGTAAACACTTATATAACCATTTTTCACACAACATACTTGTTCACTTGGTTTAAAATAAGGCGTATACTTGTTCACGAATTGTTCAAGGTTTAACTAAATGTAATTTTCTAGAAAGAAGGAATTAGAAATGCGTGCTTT
Proteins encoded:
- a CDS encoding nitrate/nitrite transporter — encoded protein: MNKKSFWQSGHKPTLFGAFLYFDISFMIWGMIGPLSVIIANDYPMDPLQKANLVALPVLGGSLLRLVLGFMSDYIGPKRTGQIGMLVTFIPLLLGWMWVDSLEQLYMVALLLGVAGASFAAALPLASQWYPKEHQGLAMGIAGAGNSGTVLATLFANRLAQYFGSWEAVFGLAIFPIFIVFILFSIFARNSPDRPAPKRLSQYASVLKQGDAWVFCAFYCVTFGGFVGLSNYLTIFFNTQYGLSAVHAADFATVCVIAGSFFRPVGGFLSDRIGGSRMLMYLYAGAGIMLAGIAFLPPLALVVVLLFVGMMCLGAGNGSVFQLVPQRFGNEIGLMTGIIGAAGGVGGYFLPLTLGNLYKLTGSYMPGFICLSLITFCALTLVIMMQLKWRNSWMRPPTPITDEAASRIGELKVDVH